Proteins from a genomic interval of Corynebacterium freiburgense:
- a CDS encoding helix-turn-helix domain-containing protein produces MSATLSRSRLNDSSKNELREIAEQSSNPEVKELLLQISSAKSEEILTIRELPKDLTPNEAAGLLGVSRTFINKLLRDSELPFYMVGNHKRIPFDAFEAFVEQREKARKSFAESIVNERELHEKAVRELMDLM; encoded by the coding sequence ATGAGTGCTACGTTGAGTCGTAGTCGGTTGAATGATTCAAGCAAAAACGAACTGCGTGAAATCGCTGAGCAGAGTTCGAACCCCGAGGTCAAAGAGCTATTGCTTCAAATTTCCAGTGCGAAGTCCGAAGAGATTCTCACAATACGTGAACTCCCAAAAGATCTCACACCAAATGAAGCTGCTGGTCTACTCGGTGTGAGTCGTACTTTTATAAACAAACTACTTAGGGACTCCGAATTGCCGTTCTATATGGTTGGTAACCATAAACGCATTCCGTTTGATGCCTTTGAAGCTTTTGTGGAGCAACGTGAAAAAGCTCGGAAATCATTTGCTGAGTCTATTGTGAACGAGAGGGAGCTGCATGAAAAAGCAGTGCGGGAGCTTATGGATTTGATGTAG
- a CDS encoding DUF3039 domain-containing protein, with translation MTNLRARPTLRVLDEDLNVDGRFSSLVEQLRCNPSASQSICDIDHPIIRKAGQCFGDDPTCDMKTGIVKGATRYTVYKLRESQWRGGVWKDAEGVNWLIIAGLAKGEHEDYNDIYKKIARAHKNEKTADLLKPRDEDYAILKAENVVRRLHKWKLTVQEATKNCVEESMSCSTASFDIVFPPELATTRVESERILSKVTIQFEADDSGIFELEVLFEPNLKWRNSGIFEVLKIQVLNSILPPLHRWDLINDCRFFTLDEEKVWQERLQALKTAVEKKVLQPTVKDPNSHYLHKADIVESSINGTAQRALCGVYVVSTRNADAIEPCPECQRIYNQLPV, from the coding sequence ATGACAAATTTGCGCGCTCGTCCTACTCTGCGGGTTCTTGATGAGGATCTCAATGTGGATGGGCGTTTTAGTTCGTTAGTTGAACAATTACGATGTAACCCGTCCGCGTCCCAATCTATCTGCGATATCGATCATCCAATCATCAGAAAAGCTGGCCAGTGTTTTGGTGACGATCCTACTTGTGACATGAAAACTGGAATTGTTAAAGGCGCCACTCGTTACACCGTATACAAACTTCGTGAATCACAATGGCGTGGGGGCGTTTGGAAAGACGCAGAAGGGGTTAATTGGCTAATTATTGCGGGTTTGGCAAAAGGGGAGCACGAAGATTACAACGATATTTACAAAAAAATTGCGCGAGCTCACAAAAATGAGAAAACGGCGGACTTGCTTAAACCTCGAGACGAGGATTATGCGATTTTAAAAGCCGAAAACGTGGTTAGGCGTTTGCATAAATGGAAATTGACGGTCCAGGAGGCGACGAAAAACTGTGTTGAAGAGTCCATGAGCTGCAGTACCGCGTCCTTTGACATCGTGTTTCCTCCTGAATTGGCGACGACAAGGGTGGAGAGCGAAAGGATACTGAGTAAAGTAACCATTCAATTTGAGGCAGATGATTCGGGCATATTCGAGCTTGAGGTTCTTTTTGAGCCGAACTTGAAATGGAGGAATTCTGGTATCTTCGAGGTTTTGAAAATCCAGGTGCTGAATTCAATTTTGCCTCCACTCCACCGTTGGGACCTCATTAATGATTGTCGGTTTTTTACATTAGATGAGGAAAAAGTTTGGCAGGAACGCCTGCAGGCGCTGAAAACGGCGGTCGAAAAGAAGGTCCTGCAACCTACCGTTAAAGACCCTAATAGTCATTACTTGCACAAAGCAGATATTGTGGAATCATCTATTAATGGAACCGCCCAGCGGGCACTATGCGGAGTATATGTTGTTAGTACACGTAATGCTGACGCAATAGAACCGTGTCCCGAATGTCAAAGGATCTACAATCAGTTACCTGTTTAA
- a CDS encoding RCC1 domain-containing protein gives MNQRRNIVAAGRRHSVMVTYDGRVLAAGSNASGECETGAWEGVVALAAGNVHSARNTGRSHTLGLRQDGTVLSTGWNTDGQCDVHEWRDIVRISAAWRRSLGLCVDGSVLAAGRAAEGACEVKDWANIVSICGGDWHTVGLCYDGSVRAVGNNRYRQCDVGAWRDIIEVSAGYLHTAGLQANGQVILAGQIFGSKACMEWHNIIRIASGSDHIVGLTANGNVVAAGNNLHGQCDVGDWVDIVAIAAGAEHTIGVHANGSFVAVGNNSHGQCDVQEWSRK, from the coding sequence GTGAACCAGCGTAGAAATATTGTGGCGGCGGGGCGTCGTCACTCCGTAATGGTGACTTACGACGGCCGTGTTCTCGCGGCGGGCAGCAATGCGTCAGGGGAGTGCGAAACCGGCGCGTGGGAAGGTGTAGTCGCGTTGGCTGCCGGGAATGTGCATTCGGCTAGGAATACGGGTCGCTCCCATACTCTTGGACTGCGACAAGATGGCACAGTGTTGTCGACTGGGTGGAACACTGATGGACAATGCGATGTGCATGAATGGCGGGACATTGTGCGAATATCTGCTGCTTGGCGACGCTCTCTGGGACTATGCGTAGATGGAAGCGTCCTCGCCGCAGGGCGCGCCGCTGAAGGCGCATGTGAAGTTAAAGATTGGGCGAATATAGTTTCCATTTGTGGGGGTGATTGGCACACGGTGGGACTGTGTTACGACGGGTCAGTGCGCGCCGTCGGAAATAATCGATACCGGCAATGCGATGTCGGTGCCTGGCGAGACATTATCGAAGTATCTGCGGGTTATTTGCACACCGCTGGTTTGCAAGCAAATGGTCAAGTTATATTAGCTGGACAAATATTCGGATCTAAAGCTTGTATGGAATGGCATAACATTATCAGAATTGCTTCTGGTAGTGACCATATTGTTGGTTTAACCGCAAATGGGAACGTTGTAGCGGCAGGGAATAATTTGCACGGGCAATGTGATGTTGGTGATTGGGTTGACATTGTCGCCATCGCAGCTGGAGCTGAACATACGATAGGAGTTCACGCGAATGGGTCATTTGTTGCCGTCGGAAACAATTCGCACGGGCAATGTGACGTGCAGGAATGGTCGAGGAAATAA
- the rplN gene encoding 50S ribosomal protein L14, protein MIQQESRLKVADNTGAREILCIRVLGGSTRRFAGIGDVIVATVKEATPGGNVKAGEIVKAVIVRAKKETRRPDGSYIAFDENAAVIIKNDNEPRGTRIFGPVARELREKKFMKIVSLAPEVI, encoded by the coding sequence GTGATTCAGCAGGAATCGCGTCTGAAGGTCGCTGATAACACTGGTGCACGTGAAATTTTGTGCATTCGTGTTCTTGGTGGCTCTACTCGACGCTTTGCCGGCATTGGTGACGTTATTGTTGCCACTGTTAAGGAAGCAACTCCGGGCGGTAACGTAAAGGCTGGCGAGATTGTCAAGGCTGTTATCGTTCGCGCTAAGAAGGAAACTCGTCGTCCGGACGGTTCCTATATTGCTTTCGATGAAAATGCCGCTGTAATTATTAAGAACGATAATGAGCCACGTGGTACCCGTATTTTCGGCCCAGTTGCTCGTGAGCTTCGTGAAAAGAAGTTTATGAAGATCGTTTCGCTGGCTCCGGAGGTAATCTAA
- the rplX gene encoding 50S ribosomal protein L24: MKIHKGDMVIVISGPDKGAKGKVIAAYPKKSKVLVEGVNRIKKHVANSAPERGASSGGIVTQEAPIHVSNVMILDSDGNPTRVGYRFDENGKKVRISRRNGKDI; this comes from the coding sequence ATGAAGATTCATAAGGGCGATATGGTTATCGTTATCTCTGGTCCAGACAAAGGTGCAAAGGGCAAGGTTATTGCCGCGTACCCTAAGAAGTCTAAGGTGCTGGTTGAGGGTGTAAATCGCATTAAGAAGCATGTTGCTAACTCCGCTCCTGAGCGTGGTGCTTCGTCTGGTGGGATTGTTACCCAGGAAGCTCCTATTCATGTTTCGAACGTCATGATCCTTGATTCGGACGGCAACCCAACCCGCGTTGGTTACCGTTTTGATGAAAATGGCAAGAAGGTTCGTATCTCCCGCCGGAACGGGAAGGACATCTAA
- the rplE gene encoding 50S ribosomal protein L5, whose amino-acid sequence MSENYTPRLKTRYREEIRTKLQDDFKYENVMQIPGVTKVVVNMGVGAAARDSKLINGALEDLAAITGQKPELRRAKKSIANFKLREGMPIGARVTMRGDRMWEFLDRLLTVALPRIRDFRGLSDKQFDGHGNYTFGLNEQTMFYEIDVDKVDRPRGMDITIVTTATNDEEGRALLRALGFPFKGPDGKMQV is encoded by the coding sequence ATGAGCGAGAACTACACTCCGCGTTTAAAGACCCGCTACCGCGAGGAAATTCGCACTAAGCTGCAAGACGATTTTAAGTATGAAAACGTTATGCAGATCCCTGGTGTGACCAAGGTTGTTGTAAACATGGGCGTTGGCGCTGCTGCTCGGGACTCTAAGCTCATCAATGGTGCGCTTGAGGATCTAGCTGCAATTACTGGTCAGAAGCCTGAGTTGCGTCGTGCTAAGAAGTCCATCGCTAACTTTAAGTTGCGTGAAGGCATGCCGATTGGTGCTCGCGTGACTATGCGTGGTGACCGTATGTGGGAATTCCTTGACCGCCTGCTTACCGTTGCGCTCCCACGTATCCGTGACTTCCGCGGACTCTCCGATAAGCAGTTCGACGGCCACGGTAACTACACCTTCGGTTTGAACGAGCAAACTATGTTCTACGAAATTGATGTAGACAAGGTTGATCGTCCTCGTGGTATGGATATCACCATCGTGACCACCGCCACAAATGATGAAGAAGGCCGTGCGCTTCTCCGTGCATTGGGCTTCCCATTCAAGGGCCCGGACGGCAAGATGCAGGTCTAA